One stretch of Thalassophryne amazonica chromosome 17, fThaAma1.1, whole genome shotgun sequence DNA includes these proteins:
- the LOC117529562 gene encoding probable ATP-dependent RNA helicase DDX56 codes for MEAIEGFRYRCRDAMHTVTKQAIKEARLKEIKQELLNSEKLKTYFEDNPRDLQLLRHDKELHPAVVKPHLKNIPEYLIPQTLKGVLNPLSFKKRRKREKSNSHGVTKTSFKKNVQGKNPLKSFRYSRGKTRKKS; via the exons ATGGAAGCGATTGAAGGATTCAGGTACAGGTGTCGG GATGCGATGCATACAGTCACGAAGCAGGCGATAAAGGAGGCCAGACTGAAGGAGATCAAACAGGAGCTCCTCAATTCAGAGAAGCTTAAG ACGTATTTTGAAGATAACCCCAGAGACCTGCAGCTACTGAGACACGACAAAGAACTGCATCCTGCTGTGGTCAAACCCCACCTGAAGAACATCCCAGAATACCTCA TTCCTCAGACGCTGAAGGGGGTCTTAAATCCACTGTCATTcaagaagaggaggaagagggaAAAGTCAAACTCTCATGGTGTCACAAAGACCAGTTTTAAG AAGAACGTTCAGGGGAAGAACCCACTGAAGAGTTTTCGCTACAGCAGAGGGAAAACCAGAAAGAAGTCGTAA